Genomic window (Pseudomonadota bacterium):
TACCATCCGGGGATATCATCGCTGTGAGGCGCCCGAAGGTGTCGTAGATGGCCTGTGTCTGCAGCCCTCCAAAGTCCGTTACCGTGTGCGCTTTACCTAGGTTGTAGTTCCAACTGAAAGCCTGCTGAAGATTCGCGCCGCCAGGGCTAACGGAATCGATTTTGGTCGCGATCGGAAACTGACCGTACGCATCGTAGTCAACTTGCGTGGTTCGCGTCGGGCCGATGGAGTTGACACCGCCATCACCTCCCCACACCTCGTGCTGAACGACATTACCGAAGGCATCACGAAGCATCTTTGTCTTACGGATACTGTAGTCTGGAGCATGATCGACGTTCTCATGGAACTCGACGACGGTGCAGGTCGTGGAGTCGAACGTGACCGACTCCACCGTCCGCGTGTCGATGGACTGAGGTGATGATCTCGTGACTGCAACGCGTTTCGGCATTACACACGGGTCTGGACCTTGCGTCTCGTACGTGGCGTGGACATCGGTAACGAAAGTGTCTCCTCCGACCCACCCAGGGGTGACGGTAACGGTACGTTGAAGAACTTCTCCGTAACCACCTGGGGCGGTGTTTATCCCACCTAGGGGAATGTCTGTGCGTGTGGTCGAGATCCTCTGTCCGTCGTAGGGCCCACCGACCTCGTATCGCTCGGTGGACTCCGTCTTGGCCCAAATGAGCTGTGTCGTGCCTTCCGAGTGACTCAGGCTCTTGCTTTCGTACGCGATCGTAGTGCTCTCGACGATTCCACCGATGACCTTTTCATGCTGGACGAGCTCGGGAAGCCCGATAAACGGAAAATCCTGACGGTACTCATGAAAGACCCTCGGGACGTCTCGAGTATCTGTTATCGATCTGACTCGAAACCCGAGAAATCCTCGCCCTTGGTTATTGATCTTGCCATCGAGATAGGTGTGGGTCTGACTATACTGGCCACCTACGCCGTCGTTTCGCGTCACGTCAGTAACGACGCGAACAGGTCCGCAGTAGTTGCGCTGAACCGGGAATTCTGCGCCATTCGCCTGATAGCCAGCGACATCGGGTAGGGATGCATAAGAAATCAGGATCTCATTGCCACCGCCAGTACCAGGTGCAGCGAAACCATCAGTAATGCGGGTGAGCAAATCTGCCGGTTCGGAGTTGTGCGCATGCAGCTTCCATCCCGACACACCGGGATCGTACAGAGCGATGTCGCGGTAACCATCACCGTTGCCATCCAGGACGCGTACGCGACCAGGATCTCCGTAGCTCTCAGCATCGCCCACGGACACCTGTAGCTCAGCGGTAGATGAGATCAAACCTTCGCCGTCTGATCGCAGAACAACGAATTCGATACTTCCCCCTACTTGCTGGTAGAAGACGACATCCTGTCTACCATCTCGATTGACGTCAGCTACGAAAGCGCTGCCAGCCCCCGTGCTCGCGAACCCGGAGTCGACTTCCTCCTGAAAGCTCACACCGTTACTTAGGCGCGTACGCCAAGTGCCATCTCGGGTATACGCAAGATCGGTGAGTGCGTCACCGTTGAGATCAATGGGAAGGGGATTAGCCACGTCCGACAGCGTGGCGATACCTTCGAACTGGCCTCCCGATGGCCCCTCATCAAACCTCAGCAACGTCCAGTTGCCATCGATAGGGTCTTGAGGTCCAAAAGCTGCTGCGTGAGATCTCGGAGCTTCAGGGATGCCACCGCAACCGCCCACCTCCGTGTCCACGGCCAGAGGAGCACTCCAGTCACTTACAGCGTCACCGGTCCTCGCGCGAACCTGATAGTTGAACCCACCAACACCCGGCTCATCTACATAGCTCGTCGAAGGGTGAGCATCCAGAATTGTACTCCAGGTACCCGCAGGTCGCTGCCGTTGCACGTCCCAGCTAGTGCCCGAGGCGGATGTCCAGTCGAGCTCTACCGTGCAGTCGTACACGCCCGGTGCGCTATTCCACTGAGGGACACCGGGGTTGGTGCGGACGATGAGGTCGTTGCGCCCGTCTCCATCGAAGTCCACGAGCCGTGAATCACGAAGATGCGAGTAGTACGCGGTGGTACCATCGACAAAGAACCGGGCACCAACGGCTTCAGAGGCTGTGAAAGAAGCTGCCCCAGTTGAATCCCGGCGCCTAAGATAGATGCCATCCTCGAGACCGTACAAGAGATCGTCTAGTCCGTCACCGTCGAAGTCTGCGATACGCACACCGTAGGTCAGACCTTCGACCGGGACTAGCGTATCGATGGAACCACTGGATAGATTTCCGCTATTGTCGCCGACGTGAACCTTCCACGTTCCGTCGGGCACCAAAATGTCGCTAGCACCATCGCCGTTGTAGTCGATAACATAGGTGTCATCTGCAGCCGCGGCACTGACGGGTGTACTGATCTCCTGAAAGTTGTCAACCCCCGCGACAAGCACACTCCATGTTGGGTTCTCGCCAACGCCCGCGACAAGAATGTCTTGCCGCCCATCGTTGTTGACATCACCTACTCTGGTCGTTTCGGTCCTGTTGGAGGTGGAGGCGGATATTGAGCCGACAGTATCCCAACCATAGCTCCCGCGTTGCCACTCCAAGCGGGTCAACGGAAGACAGACACCACCAAAGTCGTTGCATTCCTGAATCGACTCCAGACGACTGCGCCCCGAGTCTCCTCCAACCGCGGCCTCGTAATTTAACTTGTAGATACGTATAAACTGATGGTTTCCGTTGTTGATGTATTGGCTACGAATCGACCGCAACCGCTTGGATAGGGTGTGCTTCGCGCCAGCACGGTAGCTGACCCAAGTGTCTGATGACGGGCGGTCCTCCCAGACGAAATGAAGTCGATAGCGAAACCCGGGCGTAGGCGACGCACTTGCGTTCTCGCCCCATTCGATCTTTGCAGGAGTTACTTCGCCAGACGCATTGTCCTCGGAGTACCGATATCGTATTTGATTGCCGAATTGATCTATAAGCCTATCTATCAACCAGCTTCTCACCGGGCCAGATGCACCGGCACCTTGCACCTCGATGCGCGAGGACGCGGTTTCGCCATAGAGCACACGACTCCCGTTTGCATACCTCAACTCAAAGTAGGCAGGAGCTTGAGCACCAACTTGGTGAGCCGTTATGCGAAGAGCTTGATCGATCTCCGTTCGATAAGTTGAGCCGTCCTCTCCGTAGGCACCGGATTCAAGAACGAGACGAACTCCGTCCAGGCAGAATCTGTCGTTCACGGAATTTTCGACGGCGGTGACGTTCTGATCTTGCGCTACCGTTTGAGCGCATCTCTCGATCGACGAGAAGCCAGAGAGCCCCCAGCCCTCGCCAGCCCAGCCACGCGTCGCTCCACTCGAATAGGTTAGCGCCACATCAGGTCGGACCCCACCTGATGCAGGTACTACGTGAATGGGAATACTGTAGGTGGCGCTACCGATTGCATCAACGGAAAAGTCTCCACTTATAGCTCCGACTCGGTCAGCGGCGTTTGCCACACTGCAAAAGAGAGCTGCCAGCACAAAGACCACCACACCCGGGAAAGGTGCTCTTGTTGACATGTCGACGTTGCGCATCATTGCCTTCTCACCCAATTAGGCCACTTAAATCATCCTCGCACCGATATCGATCGCCCGAAAGAAGAGAGCTCTGCGGATTGTACGTATTTATGTTGGGTGTTGCGTTGTGCTCCCGATGTGGGTCGTCGGTGCCGACTTCCGTCCGACGAGTAATTCCCATCGCCGAGCGGGATGGAGAACGCCCATCCCGCGGGCACAAACCTCAGACCTATGTCCGATACTCTGGGTAAGCACGTCGAGCCATAGATGTATCCGCGTACCCGCGGACCAAGAATCGATCGTTGCATCCTCGGGATCCGAGTGTACATTGGCGTAATCACGAATAACGAGAACCGACGGCTGGCAAGAGAGGAGCGATCAGCTTATTCAAAACCTTGATTGCGGACTCCATTGATCAGCCACCGTGTATCATCCCATCCGACAAAACTCACCTATCCACGGCGACTTGTCGGGGCTGGCGCGGGGACCATCCAGCACCGTCAGGCCGCGGCCTCATGAGTTCGTTCCGAGGGTCTTGAGTAGCGCGCTGAGCTGCTGAGGATCGAGGGGTCGGTGGCACTGTAGGTCAGCGGCATGGGCGAGCCTGACCGTTAACGCGACGCTAGGCGCTGGGGTCGGCTGCGAGGGTGAGGTGACCGCGACGAACCTGCTCCGGCCTTTGCGCTTGGCTCCGGGCAACTGCTTGAGTAGACAACATTCGCCGAGGACACGCTTCCAGTCGTAGAGCTGGCGGACGTTCAGTCGCTCAGCCTCGGCGTAGGCGGCCAGAGTGGCGCCTTGGGTCTCGGCGCTCTGCAGTGCAGTAGCCAGTAGCATTCTCGCTCGGCCGTGGTGCTCGGGTAGGCTGGCTTGCGTCTTGGCATCTTCGCGGCTCCTGGCGGTGGGGGTGCCAGGAGGCTGAAGCCTTTAGCCTACGATGGGAAGTACGCCAAAGACGAAGCGCGTGCGTTGTTGCAAAATCGAGACGTCTTCTCACCAACCACCTCC
Coding sequences:
- a CDS encoding FG-GAP-like repeat-containing protein, which gives rise to MMRNVDMSTRAPFPGVVVFVLAALFCSVANAADRVGAISGDFSVDAIGSATYSIPIHVVPASGGVRPDVALTYSSGATRGWAGEGWGLSGFSSIERCAQTVAQDQNVTAVENSVNDRFCLDGVRLVLESGAYGEDGSTYRTEIDQALRITAHQVGAQAPAYFELRYANGSRVLYGETASSRIEVQGAGASGPVRSWLIDRLIDQFGNQIRYRYSEDNASGEVTPAKIEWGENASASPTPGFRYRLHFVWEDRPSSDTWVSYRAGAKHTLSKRLRSIRSQYINNGNHQFIRIYKLNYEAAVGGDSGRSRLESIQECNDFGGVCLPLTRLEWQRGSYGWDTVGSISASTSNRTETTRVGDVNNDGRQDILVAGVGENPTWSVLVAGVDNFQEISTPVSAAAADDTYVIDYNGDGASDILVPDGTWKVHVGDNSGNLSSGSIDTLVPVEGLTYGVRIADFDGDGLDDLLYGLEDGIYLRRRDSTGAASFTASEAVGARFFVDGTTAYYSHLRDSRLVDFDGDGRNDLIVRTNPGVPQWNSAPGVYDCTVELDWTSASGTSWDVQRQRPAGTWSTILDAHPSTSYVDEPGVGGFNYQVRARTGDAVSDWSAPLAVDTEVGGCGGIPEAPRSHAAAFGPQDPIDGNWTLLRFDEGPSGGQFEGIATLSDVANPLPIDLNGDALTDLAYTRDGTWRTRLSNGVSFQEEVDSGFASTGAGSAFVADVNRDGRQDVVFYQQVGGSIEFVVLRSDGEGLISSTAELQVSVGDAESYGDPGRVRVLDGNGDGYRDIALYDPGVSGWKLHAHNSEPADLLTRITDGFAAPGTGGGNEILISYASLPDVAGYQANGAEFPVQRNYCGPVRVVTDVTRNDGVGGQYSQTHTYLDGKINNQGRGFLGFRVRSITDTRDVPRVFHEYRQDFPFIGLPELVQHEKVIGGIVESTTIAYESKSLSHSEGTTQLIWAKTESTERYEVGGPYDGQRISTTRTDIPLGGINTAPGGYGEVLQRTVTVTPGWVGGDTFVTDVHATYETQGPDPCVMPKRVAVTRSSPQSIDTRTVESVTFDSTTCTVVEFHENVDHAPDYSIRKTKMLRDAFGNVVQHEVWGGDGGVNSIGPTRTTQVDYDAYGQFPIATKIDSVSPGGANLQQAFSWNYNLGKAHTVTDFGGLQTQAIYDTFGRLTAMISPDGTYVESVLDWCAHNDPYACTQGGVAVATTTRHSGPYPVGLGEAEHTAVVDVLGRRVGHYSNQAGAIHHYPGVSYRYDDRGNVVARSSPTRSNLAPTYWTTYEYDFLGRVEEVRSPVAEDGRVATTAVEYLLNEAVITNPIGAKRKVSQDALGRTVATIDPDPITGAATTSPTHYRYTPFDELERVIGPAGHSTVRTFDGLGRITSIDDPNSGLWVFDYNVFDEVTSHTTPNNDTTTYLYDGAGRLGFRQGPDNWTAWAYVAAGTAKGKLLQILYETRTGGAVETETFSYDQLGRQHKHASNLQQGASFTYSYDELSRLKTVTYPHLAGPTPYEVTYGYDSRGRVSTVDDSDGDRVFQAASSYPYSLTGALNNFTLGNGIAVSHGYDAASGIQRVSRSTAADGTLLHRDKAVSWDNNLNILERKDSQDNDTTNVRDTATYDFMGRVSSVSTKLNGVSQGTEYFDYDARGNITYKSYVGNYLFEGSQPDQVTTISGGIRDITYAYTANGNVWQKTESTIFDPVTRTTNFEWTSFDRPSEIERDGDRVTYSYNSSREPLEVISETAEGETHSFWYHPNGLAVGQSLPLPDAAYYIKVEGQVIGAKQTLSNIKSYYHRDTLGSVVTYTTSASEGVFREVRYDAFGKRRNLDGFPDHDDTWLYDADDYHPGYTGHQQRDLVGLTHMKARMYDPITARFMSVDPAVRDVFDSRSRNGYSYVENSPLTYTDPTGTLTNRDDYDDVFRFPFVFTTGFSFRSLPFRSIGFVQGPEVPQVRPASATAAYLANLDTTELGGIRGFSAGSQQAAGARAADLADLRARIDDFTQDTPAGFFAFFAGRVLQEFFIVPAEEAAQAYRDGEIGEVAWAVGGGFIKPIRLLDKIEDRIPGKGAPDVPDDTVSVFHGSINDATKIRNQGLDPARKPTFVTRDRRAAESAVGPNRVEQVTDSGIIESRIPRSDFVRVLEPTERAFPGFFPDRFDSTEIVLRTDEAIEIFNKGIIK